In a single window of the Pongo abelii isolate AG06213 chromosome 1, NHGRI_mPonAbe1-v2.0_pri, whole genome shotgun sequence genome:
- the TBX19 gene encoding T-box transcription factor TBX19 isoform X6 — MEVYFSISEVEQTILLAPSSQRRMFPVLKISVTGLDPNAMYSLLLDFVPTDSHRWKYVNGEWVPAGKPEVSSHSCVYIHPDSPNFGAHWMKAPISFSKVKLTNKLNGGGQIMLNSLHKYEPQVHIVRVGSAHRMVTNCSFPETQFIAVTAYQNEEITALKIKYNPFAKAFLDAKERNHLRDVPEAISESQHVTYSHLGGWIFSNPDGVCTAGNSNYQYAAPLPLPAPHTHHGCEHYSGLRGHRQAPYPSAYMHRNHSPSVNLIESSSNNLQVFSGPDSWTSLSSTPHASILSVPHTNGPINPGPSPYPCLWTISNGAGGPTGPGPEVHASAPGAFLLGNPAVTSPPSVLSTQAPTSAGVEVLGEPSLTSIAVSTWTAVASHPFASWGGPGVGGHHSPSSLDG, encoded by the exons ACGGATGTTTCCAGTCCTAAAGATTAGTGTCACAGGGTTGGACCCCAATGCCATGTACTCCCTCCTGCTGGACTTTGTCCCTACGGACAGTCACCGCTGGAAGTACGTCAACGGGGAATGGGTGCCCGCCGGCAAGCCAGAGGTCTCCAGCCACAGCTGCGTCTACATTCACCCGGACTCCCCCAACTTTGGGGCCCACTGGATGAAAGCTCCCATCTCCTTCAGCAAAGTGAAACTGACCAACAAGCTCAATGGAGGCGGGCAG ATAATGTTGAATTCTCTGCATAAATATGAACCCCAGGTTCACATAGTGCGTGTTGGAAGTGCCCATCGAATGGTAACCAACTGCTCCTTCCCTGAAACCCAGTTCATAGCCGTGACTGCCTATCAGAATGAGGag ATAACGGCTCTCAAAATCAAGTACAATCCTTTTGCCAAAGCCTTCTTGGATGCCAAGGAAag AAATCACCTAAGAGACGTGCCGGAGGCTATCTCTGAGAGCCAGCATGTGACCTATTCTCACT TGGGAGGCTGGATCTTTTCCAATCCGGACGGAGTGTGCACAGCAGGAAACTCCAATTACCAGTATGCTgctcctctgcctctgcctgctcCCCACACCCACCATGGCTGTGAGCACTATTCGGGTCTCCGAGGACACCGGCAGGCTCCCTACCCTTCTGCGTACATGCACAGAAACCATTCTCCCTCAG TGAATTTGATAGAAAGCTCAAGCAATAATCTGCAAGTTTTCTCGGGACCTGACAGCTGGACTTCCTTATCCTCCACACCCCATGCCAGCATCCTGTCTGTACCCCACACCAACGGACCAATCAATCCAGGACCCAG CCCCTACCCATGCCTGTGGACCATCAGCAATGGTGCCGGAGGCCCCACTGGGCCAGGCCCGGAGGTGCATGCCAGCGCCCCAGGAGCATTTCTCCTCGGAAACCCAGCTGTGACTTCACCCCCTTCTGTGCTCTCCACCCAAGCACCCACTTCGGCTGGTGTGGAGGTTCTGGGGGAGCCCTCGCTAACCAGCATTGCTGTGTCCACCTGGACAGCAGTGGCCTCACATCCCTTCGCGAGCTGGGGTGGCCCAGGAGTGGGTGggcaccattctccttcctcactgGATGGTTAA
- the TBX19 gene encoding T-box transcription factor TBX19 isoform X5, translated as MLMGDLSTTTHVSAGAHPSSTAATRRMFPVLKISVTGLDPNAMYSLLLDFVPTDSHRWKYVNGEWVPAGKPEVSSHSCVYIHPDSPNFGAHWMKAPISFSKVKLTNKLNGGGQIMLNSLHKYEPQVHIVRVGSAHRMVTNCSFPETQFIAVTAYQNEEITALKIKYNPFAKAFLDAKERNHLRDVPEAISESQHVTYSHLGGWIFSNPDGVCTAGNSNYQYAAPLPLPAPHTHHGCEHYSGLRGHRQAPYPSAYMHRNHSPSVNLIESSSNNLQVFSGPDSWTSLSSTPHASILSVPHTNGPINPGPSPYPCLWTISNGAGGPTGPGPEVHASAPGAFLLGNPAVTSPPSVLSTQAPTSAGVEVLGEPSLTSIAVSTWTAVASHPFASWGGPGVGGHHSPSSLDG; from the exons ACGGATGTTTCCAGTCCTAAAGATTAGTGTCACAGGGTTGGACCCCAATGCCATGTACTCCCTCCTGCTGGACTTTGTCCCTACGGACAGTCACCGCTGGAAGTACGTCAACGGGGAATGGGTGCCCGCCGGCAAGCCAGAGGTCTCCAGCCACAGCTGCGTCTACATTCACCCGGACTCCCCCAACTTTGGGGCCCACTGGATGAAAGCTCCCATCTCCTTCAGCAAAGTGAAACTGACCAACAAGCTCAATGGAGGCGGGCAG ATAATGTTGAATTCTCTGCATAAATATGAACCCCAGGTTCACATAGTGCGTGTTGGAAGTGCCCATCGAATGGTAACCAACTGCTCCTTCCCTGAAACCCAGTTCATAGCCGTGACTGCCTATCAGAATGAGGag ATAACGGCTCTCAAAATCAAGTACAATCCTTTTGCCAAAGCCTTCTTGGATGCCAAGGAAag AAATCACCTAAGAGACGTGCCGGAGGCTATCTCTGAGAGCCAGCATGTGACCTATTCTCACT TGGGAGGCTGGATCTTTTCCAATCCGGACGGAGTGTGCACAGCAGGAAACTCCAATTACCAGTATGCTgctcctctgcctctgcctgctcCCCACACCCACCATGGCTGTGAGCACTATTCGGGTCTCCGAGGACACCGGCAGGCTCCCTACCCTTCTGCGTACATGCACAGAAACCATTCTCCCTCAG TGAATTTGATAGAAAGCTCAAGCAATAATCTGCAAGTTTTCTCGGGACCTGACAGCTGGACTTCCTTATCCTCCACACCCCATGCCAGCATCCTGTCTGTACCCCACACCAACGGACCAATCAATCCAGGACCCAG CCCCTACCCATGCCTGTGGACCATCAGCAATGGTGCCGGAGGCCCCACTGGGCCAGGCCCGGAGGTGCATGCCAGCGCCCCAGGAGCATTTCTCCTCGGAAACCCAGCTGTGACTTCACCCCCTTCTGTGCTCTCCACCCAAGCACCCACTTCGGCTGGTGTGGAGGTTCTGGGGGAGCCCTCGCTAACCAGCATTGCTGTGTCCACCTGGACAGCAGTGGCCTCACATCCCTTCGCGAGCTGGGGTGGCCCAGGAGTGGGTGggcaccattctccttcctcactgGATGGTTAA
- the TBX19 gene encoding T-box transcription factor TBX19 isoform X4, with protein sequence MGHNGGLLFHFRGGADDTVGSLIPKVKRPGGRMFPVLKISVTGLDPNAMYSLLLDFVPTDSHRWKYVNGEWVPAGKPEVSSHSCVYIHPDSPNFGAHWMKAPISFSKVKLTNKLNGGGQIMLNSLHKYEPQVHIVRVGSAHRMVTNCSFPETQFIAVTAYQNEEITALKIKYNPFAKAFLDAKERNHLRDVPEAISESQHVTYSHLGGWIFSNPDGVCTAGNSNYQYAAPLPLPAPHTHHGCEHYSGLRGHRQAPYPSAYMHRNHSPSVNLIESSSNNLQVFSGPDSWTSLSSTPHASILSVPHTNGPINPGPSPYPCLWTISNGAGGPTGPGPEVHASAPGAFLLGNPAVTSPPSVLSTQAPTSAGVEVLGEPSLTSIAVSTWTAVASHPFASWGGPGVGGHHSPSSLDG encoded by the exons ACGGATGTTTCCAGTCCTAAAGATTAGTGTCACAGGGTTGGACCCCAATGCCATGTACTCCCTCCTGCTGGACTTTGTCCCTACGGACAGTCACCGCTGGAAGTACGTCAACGGGGAATGGGTGCCCGCCGGCAAGCCAGAGGTCTCCAGCCACAGCTGCGTCTACATTCACCCGGACTCCCCCAACTTTGGGGCCCACTGGATGAAAGCTCCCATCTCCTTCAGCAAAGTGAAACTGACCAACAAGCTCAATGGAGGCGGGCAG ATAATGTTGAATTCTCTGCATAAATATGAACCCCAGGTTCACATAGTGCGTGTTGGAAGTGCCCATCGAATGGTAACCAACTGCTCCTTCCCTGAAACCCAGTTCATAGCCGTGACTGCCTATCAGAATGAGGag ATAACGGCTCTCAAAATCAAGTACAATCCTTTTGCCAAAGCCTTCTTGGATGCCAAGGAAag AAATCACCTAAGAGACGTGCCGGAGGCTATCTCTGAGAGCCAGCATGTGACCTATTCTCACT TGGGAGGCTGGATCTTTTCCAATCCGGACGGAGTGTGCACAGCAGGAAACTCCAATTACCAGTATGCTgctcctctgcctctgcctgctcCCCACACCCACCATGGCTGTGAGCACTATTCGGGTCTCCGAGGACACCGGCAGGCTCCCTACCCTTCTGCGTACATGCACAGAAACCATTCTCCCTCAG TGAATTTGATAGAAAGCTCAAGCAATAATCTGCAAGTTTTCTCGGGACCTGACAGCTGGACTTCCTTATCCTCCACACCCCATGCCAGCATCCTGTCTGTACCCCACACCAACGGACCAATCAATCCAGGACCCAG CCCCTACCCATGCCTGTGGACCATCAGCAATGGTGCCGGAGGCCCCACTGGGCCAGGCCCGGAGGTGCATGCCAGCGCCCCAGGAGCATTTCTCCTCGGAAACCCAGCTGTGACTTCACCCCCTTCTGTGCTCTCCACCCAAGCACCCACTTCGGCTGGTGTGGAGGTTCTGGGGGAGCCCTCGCTAACCAGCATTGCTGTGTCCACCTGGACAGCAGTGGCCTCACATCCCTTCGCGAGCTGGGGTGGCCCAGGAGTGGGTGggcaccattctccttcctcactgGATGGTTAA